Proteins found in one Exiguobacterium sp. 9-2 genomic segment:
- the udk gene encoding uridine kinase — MQKPVVIGVAGGTGSGKTTVARSLVDAFPSESIVMIEQDAYYKDQSELSMEERYQTNYDHPFAFDNGLLIEHIQALRENIAVEKPVYDYVAHTRAQETIRLEPRDVIIVEGILALEDERLRELMDIKVFVDTDADVRILRRMQRDINERGRSIDSVVEQYTNVVRPMHLQFCEPTKRYADIIVPEGGENHVAIDLLVTKIRAILDYRSALDQRGY; from the coding sequence ATGCAAAAACCGGTAGTAATAGGCGTAGCGGGCGGAACGGGTTCAGGGAAGACGACGGTGGCACGTTCACTTGTCGATGCGTTCCCAAGCGAATCAATCGTCATGATTGAACAGGACGCATACTATAAAGACCAAAGTGAATTATCAATGGAAGAGCGATATCAGACAAACTATGATCATCCATTTGCTTTCGATAATGGTCTTTTGATTGAACACATTCAAGCGCTCCGCGAAAACATTGCCGTTGAAAAACCGGTATATGATTATGTCGCACATACACGTGCTCAAGAAACGATTCGTCTCGAACCACGTGATGTCATCATCGTAGAAGGAATTTTAGCGCTTGAAGACGAACGGTTACGGGAACTAATGGATATTAAGGTGTTCGTCGATACGGATGCGGACGTTCGCATTCTTCGTCGGATGCAACGTGATATCAACGAACGTGGGCGTTCAATTGATTCTGTCGTTGAGCAGTACACGAATGTCGTCCGTCCGATGCATCTGCAGTTCTGTGAACCGACAAAACGTTATGCGGATATCATCGTACCAGAGGGCGGCGAAAACCACGTGGCAATCGATTTACTCGTAACGAAAATCCGAGCGATCCTTGATTATCGTTCGGCACTTGATCAAAGAGGATATTGA
- a CDS encoding O-methyltransferase — MKDFTTYVESMIHPRDALLEEMERYAEEHHIPIIELTGSEVLLSLLRLQQPKRILEVGTAIGYSAIRMARALPDARITTIERNAKRYEEAKTFIARSDVADRIDIIFGDAVELAETLEDQFDAVFIDAAKGQYKKFFAGYGRLIPEGGVLYTDNLFLHGDVLEPDPKTFDRRRRRLVRLVKEFTVWMMEQEQYDTTIFPLGDGVSVSRKKSK, encoded by the coding sequence GTGAAGGATTTCACGACCTATGTCGAATCGATGATTCATCCTCGTGATGCCCTACTAGAAGAAATGGAGCGTTATGCGGAAGAACATCATATACCGATCATCGAGTTGACCGGTTCCGAAGTCTTGTTGTCGCTCCTGCGATTACAGCAACCGAAGCGTATTTTAGAAGTCGGAACAGCAATTGGTTATAGTGCGATCCGGATGGCACGCGCGTTACCGGATGCGCGTATTACGACAATCGAACGGAATGCAAAGCGGTATGAAGAAGCAAAAACCTTCATCGCCCGGTCAGATGTGGCGGATCGGATTGACATCATTTTTGGTGATGCAGTAGAATTAGCCGAAACGCTTGAAGACCAGTTTGATGCAGTCTTCATCGATGCAGCTAAAGGACAGTATAAAAAATTCTTTGCGGGATATGGGCGACTCATTCCAGAGGGTGGCGTGCTTTATACGGACAATCTCTTCTTACACGGAGATGTCCTTGAGCCTGACCCGAAGACGTTCGATCGAAGAAGACGTCGGCTCGTGCGTCTCGTCAAAGAATTCACGGTCTGGATGATGGAACAAGAACAATATGATACGACGATTTTTCCGCTCGGTGACGGTGTATCCGTCAGTCGGAAAAAGTCGAAATGA
- the mltG gene encoding endolytic transglycosylase MltG has protein sequence MENEWKQNSEIEKRRRRTSRRITLIILSVLLTIFLVTSAVIYVFLKNALEPVDEAATKSVKVEIPLGAGTSTIASLLKEKDLIANETIFRYYVRYKNESSFQAGTYTLSQAMSPDEIINELKTGTVMKAADVKITLPEGITMDRQIDLIAKATKFKEETIRKELTDAMFIDAMIEKYPMLTDEVKKNGVLYALEGYLFPATYEFDKGKSIDQIVETMLDETEKVYDENEDAIRKSGMTFHEVLSLGSMVEREAATPKDRREIAGVFKNRLDDGMKLQSDPTVWYGTGENTALTTLKDLENNSKYNTYKYEGIPIGPISTVSKDSVLAVLNPNKTKYVYFFARPPSDTHPRGQILYEETYEEHQRNVVKYKPEWVEYEASKEQ, from the coding sequence ATGGAGAACGAATGGAAGCAAAATTCTGAAATCGAAAAAAGGCGACGCCGGACATCACGCCGGATCACGCTGATCATCCTTTCTGTATTGTTGACGATTTTTCTAGTTACCAGTGCGGTCATCTATGTCTTTTTGAAAAATGCGCTTGAACCGGTCGATGAAGCAGCGACGAAATCTGTCAAAGTCGAAATTCCTTTAGGCGCAGGAACGAGTACGATCGCTTCCTTACTAAAGGAAAAAGATTTGATTGCAAACGAGACGATTTTCCGTTATTACGTCCGTTATAAGAATGAATCGTCATTCCAGGCGGGTACATATACCCTGTCACAAGCCATGTCCCCGGATGAAATCATCAATGAATTGAAAACGGGAACGGTCATGAAGGCAGCGGATGTGAAAATCACGTTACCTGAAGGCATCACGATGGATCGTCAAATTGATTTAATCGCGAAAGCGACGAAGTTCAAAGAAGAGACGATTCGTAAAGAATTGACGGATGCGATGTTCATCGATGCCATGATTGAAAAATATCCGATGTTGACGGATGAAGTGAAGAAGAATGGCGTCTTGTACGCACTTGAAGGATATCTCTTCCCAGCAACGTATGAGTTCGATAAAGGAAAAAGCATTGATCAAATCGTCGAGACGATGCTCGACGAGACAGAAAAAGTCTACGATGAAAATGAGGATGCCATTCGAAAGTCAGGCATGACCTTCCATGAAGTGCTCAGTCTCGGTTCAATGGTCGAGCGTGAAGCCGCGACACCGAAGGATCGTCGTGAAATCGCAGGCGTCTTCAAAAACCGTTTAGATGATGGCATGAAACTTCAGTCGGACCCGACGGTTTGGTATGGCACAGGCGAGAATACGGCATTGACGACGCTGAAGGATCTTGAGAATAACTCGAAGTACAATACGTATAAGTACGAAGGAATTCCGATTGGTCCGATTTCAACGGTCAGTAAGGATTCCGTATTAGCTGTCTTGAACCCGAATAAAACAAAATATGTCTATTTCTTCGCCCGTCCACCAAGTGATACACATCCACGAGGACAGATTCTTTACGAAGAGACATATGAAGAACATCAACGAAACGTCGTTAAGTATAAACCGGAATGGGTGGAATACGAAGCGAGTAAAGAGCAATGA